In a genomic window of Hymenobacter chitinivorans DSM 11115:
- the nusA gene encoding transcription termination factor NusA, producing the protein MNSNVLIESFAEFARSKNIDRPTMMSILEDVFRTMIRKKYTTDENFDVIINVDKGDLEIWRNREIVDDDSEDIWDFDKIPLAEAQKIEADFEVGEQVAEEVKLEDFGRRAVLMARQTLIQRVKDLERDNLYQAYKDQVGEIVTGEVYQVWSREALILDKEENELVLPKAEQIPKDRYRKGDTVRAVVHRVEIINGTPKIILSRAAPAFLERLFELEVPEIYDGLITIKNIVREPGERAKVAVESYDDRIDPVGACVGMKGSRIHAVVRELENENIDVINYTDNLELYIQRALSPAKIGSMRINEQTGRVSVFLKPDQVSLAIGRGGANIKLASRLVGMEIDVFREAGDYDEDIALDEFQDEIEGWVLDELKKIGLDTGRAVLAVSKEDIVRRTELEDVTVEDVFRIIRNEFEDNEEQEETTNSGDAQ; encoded by the coding sequence ATGAACAGCAACGTCCTGATAGAATCGTTCGCCGAGTTCGCCCGCTCCAAGAACATCGACCGTCCCACGATGATGAGTATCCTGGAGGACGTGTTCCGCACGATGATCCGGAAGAAGTACACCACCGACGAGAACTTCGACGTCATCATCAACGTGGACAAAGGTGACCTGGAGATTTGGCGCAACCGCGAAATCGTGGATGACGACTCGGAAGACATCTGGGATTTCGACAAGATTCCGCTGGCCGAAGCCCAGAAAATCGAGGCCGACTTTGAAGTGGGCGAGCAGGTAGCCGAAGAGGTGAAACTCGAAGACTTTGGCCGCCGCGCCGTGCTCATGGCCCGCCAGACGCTGATTCAGCGCGTGAAGGACCTGGAGCGCGACAACCTCTACCAGGCCTACAAAGACCAGGTGGGCGAAATCGTGACCGGCGAGGTGTATCAGGTGTGGAGCCGCGAGGCCCTGATTCTGGACAAGGAAGAAAACGAGCTGGTGCTGCCCAAGGCCGAGCAGATTCCCAAGGACCGCTACCGCAAGGGCGACACCGTGCGCGCCGTGGTACACCGGGTGGAAATCATCAACGGCACGCCCAAAATCATCCTTTCGCGCGCCGCGCCGGCTTTCCTGGAGCGTCTGTTCGAGCTGGAAGTACCCGAAATCTACGATGGCCTGATTACCATCAAGAACATCGTGCGCGAGCCCGGCGAGCGGGCCAAAGTAGCCGTCGAAAGCTACGACGACCGGATTGACCCCGTGGGTGCCTGCGTGGGCATGAAAGGCTCCCGGATTCACGCCGTAGTGCGGGAGCTGGAAAACGAGAACATCGACGTCATCAACTACACTGATAACCTCGAGCTCTACATCCAGCGGGCCTTGTCGCCGGCCAAGATTGGGTCAATGCGGATTAATGAACAAACTGGTCGGGTATCGGTGTTCTTAAAGCCGGACCAAGTTAGTCTGGCCATCGGCCGTGGCGGTGCCAACATCAAGCTGGCAAGCCGGTTGGTAGGCATGGAAATCGACGTGTTCCGCGAAGCCGGCGACTACGACGAAGATATTGCCCTCGACGAATTCCAGGATGAAATCGAAGGCTGGGTGCTCGACGAGCTCAAGAAAATCGGCCTCGACACGGGCCGCGCCGTACTGGCAGTGAGCAAAGAAGATATCGTGCGGCGCACCGAGCTGGAGGACGTTACCGTAGAGGACGTTTTCCGCATTATCCGCAATGAATTCGAGGATAACGAAGAACAAGAAGAAACCACAAATTCCGGCGACGCGCAATGA
- a CDS encoding ribosome maturation factor RimP, producing MKFDRDQIAEMLQDSLPGPELFVVALTVSDAIRPKITVILDSEQGFGIDECALVSRRLARRIDEAYGEEASYTLEVTSPGADQPFTDQRQYTRHVGRTVNVKLQDGTEKTGVMEAAEAEGIQLAEEIKEKNKKKVLPAVLVPFADIKEARVVISFK from the coding sequence ATGAAATTCGACCGCGACCAAATTGCCGAAATGCTCCAGGACAGCCTGCCCGGTCCCGAGCTGTTCGTTGTCGCCCTCACCGTGTCCGACGCCATCCGGCCCAAGATTACGGTCATTCTCGACAGTGAGCAGGGTTTCGGTATCGACGAGTGCGCCCTGGTCAGCCGTCGTTTGGCCCGCCGCATCGACGAGGCCTACGGCGAAGAAGCCAGCTACACGCTGGAAGTAACTTCGCCCGGCGCCGACCAGCCCTTCACCGACCAGCGCCAGTACACCCGCCACGTGGGCCGTACCGTGAACGTGAAGCTGCAGGACGGCACCGAGAAAACCGGCGTCATGGAAGCCGCCGAGGCCGAAGGCATTCAGCTGGCCGAGGAAATCAAGGAGAAAAACAAAAAGAAAGTATTGCCCGCCGTACTGGTGCCCTTCGCGGACATCAAGGAGGCCCGGGTCGTTATTTCCTTTAAATAA
- a CDS encoding DUF7948 domain-containing protein — translation MQQPLPFRFTITLFLLLGTGLWHRGAAAPGPASEPPPRTLEFVENRGQWPKQVQYLAELPGGRLFLEKTGFTYAFVAPQALAQHHDHTNTTSKLPAHAYSVTFVNGNTNPDFAPAQATEERRNYFLGADSRRWASQVPGFRRVRYQNVYPGISTELYENTAGHLEYDFLLQAGAQPAQIRLRYRGAQKLSLEQGQLRIQTSVGDVVEQAPRAWQLQGDRRVMVDCEYVLQGTEVTFRLGRYNPALPLVIDPTVLFSTFTGSTADNWGFTATYDPLGNMYSGGIVFGIGYPISLGAYDTSFNGLADIAIFKYNTSTTGTASRLYATYLGGDSTEAPHSLVVNSAGELVIMGSTSSRTYPTTAGALDNTFNGGPRPAKVNGLRYSNGSDIVVSKLSADGSHLVASTFLGGSGTDGLVLTPALTHNYGDQFRGDVITDGAGNVYVASVTSSTDFPGPGSPIQSSNRGGSSDAVVCKLSPDLSSLQWSTYLGGQGAEAAYSIQLTPTRDVYVSGGTTSLDFPTTPGSVKSSHGSNDVDGFVAHLNSMGTKLEQSTYLGTPLYDQAYFIQLDAAQNVYVLGQTNGIYPVTTGLYATTRGNHFVQKLDPTLKESLYSTRFGGAINSTPNLSLTAFLVDDCERIYVCGWGGNTNAGFSGGGTTELPVTASALQTRTDGSDFYLAQFSPGMKELEYATFFGEYGGRGEHVDGGTSRFDKRGIVYQAVCGGCEGTSGFPTLPTGSFSQTNNNRNCNNAAFKIDFGIRLADVGPNRSVCVSAAPFQLGGTPAGGTWTGPGVSAQPGGGYLFTPSAAVLGVSMLTYSVASTGTCVSTRRLRVTVTPEIAPEFAALPPQCAASSKAIPLSATPPGGTFSGPGVSGNTFIPAVAQPGTHILTYSFADTTRCGFVTQTVVVEAPRPTEAGPDLTLCSYETQPIQLTGFSPAGGVWSGPGVSADGLFTPPNTNNRGAILTLRYTFSDNACATSDTRTVVLAPSPGTNIDLDVPLCEAASQYTALAPFTHTFTPILPGGKYQWDFGDNTTSVESNPTHTYSKPGQYQVRLTAFYSTCEVLTQFAPVVVGDVFIPNIITPNDDPERLNEHFVPRFSCQPASLQIFTRWGNKVYETSRYLNDWRGENLPDGVYYYLLRDATGRSAKGWVEVKR, via the coding sequence ATGCAACAACCCTTACCCTTTCGATTCACCATCACGCTTTTTCTCTTGCTGGGCACTGGCCTCTGGCACCGGGGCGCGGCGGCCCCCGGGCCCGCGTCTGAGCCCCCGCCGCGCACCCTGGAGTTTGTCGAAAACCGGGGACAGTGGCCCAAGCAGGTGCAGTACTTGGCCGAGCTGCCCGGCGGCCGGCTTTTTCTGGAAAAGACCGGCTTCACCTACGCTTTTGTGGCGCCCCAGGCCCTGGCCCAGCACCACGACCACACCAATACGACCAGCAAGCTGCCGGCCCACGCCTACTCCGTCACGTTTGTAAACGGCAATACCAACCCCGACTTTGCCCCCGCCCAGGCCACGGAGGAGCGGCGCAACTACTTTCTGGGCGCCGACTCCCGCCGCTGGGCTAGCCAGGTGCCCGGCTTCCGGCGGGTGCGCTACCAAAACGTGTATCCCGGCATCAGCACTGAGCTGTACGAAAATACCGCCGGCCACCTCGAATACGACTTTTTGCTTCAGGCCGGAGCCCAGCCCGCCCAGATCCGGCTGCGCTACCGCGGGGCCCAGAAGCTCAGCTTGGAGCAAGGCCAGCTGCGGATTCAAACCTCGGTGGGCGACGTAGTGGAGCAGGCGCCCCGGGCCTGGCAGTTGCAGGGCGACCGGCGCGTGATGGTCGACTGCGAGTACGTGTTGCAGGGCACCGAGGTAACGTTCCGGCTGGGCCGCTACAACCCCGCCCTGCCCCTGGTTATTGACCCCACCGTGCTGTTCTCAACTTTCACGGGCTCCACGGCCGACAACTGGGGCTTTACGGCCACTTACGACCCGCTGGGCAATATGTACTCGGGCGGCATCGTGTTTGGCATCGGCTATCCAATCAGCCTCGGCGCCTATGACACGTCCTTCAACGGTCTGGCCGACATTGCCATTTTCAAGTACAATACCTCCACTACTGGCACGGCCTCCCGCCTCTACGCCACCTACCTGGGCGGCGACTCCACCGAAGCCCCGCACAGCTTGGTAGTAAATTCGGCCGGGGAGCTGGTCATTATGGGCTCGACCAGCTCGCGCACCTACCCCACCACGGCCGGGGCCCTCGACAATACATTTAACGGTGGCCCGCGTCCCGCCAAAGTCAACGGCCTGCGCTACAGCAATGGAAGCGACATTGTCGTCAGCAAGCTTAGCGCCGACGGCTCCCACCTCGTGGCCTCAACCTTCCTCGGGGGCTCCGGCACCGACGGGCTGGTTCTGACTCCGGCCCTGACCCACAACTACGGGGACCAGTTTCGGGGCGACGTTATTACCGACGGGGCTGGCAACGTGTACGTGGCATCGGTGACCAGCAGCACCGATTTCCCTGGTCCCGGCTCCCCCATCCAGAGTTCCAACCGTGGCGGCTCCTCCGATGCCGTAGTGTGCAAGCTCAGCCCCGACCTAAGCAGCCTGCAGTGGAGCACCTACCTGGGTGGCCAAGGCGCCGAGGCGGCCTATTCCATTCAGCTCACGCCCACCCGCGACGTGTACGTGAGCGGCGGCACTACCAGCCTCGACTTCCCCACCACCCCCGGTAGCGTCAAATCCAGCCACGGCAGCAACGACGTCGACGGGTTTGTAGCCCACCTCAACAGCATGGGCACCAAGCTGGAGCAGTCCACTTACCTGGGCACTCCGCTCTACGACCAGGCTTATTTTATCCAGCTCGATGCGGCCCAGAACGTGTACGTGCTGGGCCAAACCAACGGTATTTACCCGGTCACCACGGGGCTTTACGCCACAACCCGCGGCAACCACTTCGTGCAGAAGCTGGATCCGACGCTCAAGGAAAGCCTGTATTCCACCCGGTTTGGCGGCGCCATCAACTCCACTCCCAACCTTTCCCTAACGGCCTTTCTAGTCGACGACTGTGAGCGAATCTACGTCTGTGGCTGGGGCGGCAACACCAATGCCGGGTTCAGCGGGGGCGGTACCACTGAGCTGCCCGTTACGGCATCCGCCCTGCAAACGCGCACCGACGGCTCCGACTTTTACCTGGCCCAGTTTTCTCCCGGGATGAAGGAGCTGGAATACGCCACGTTCTTCGGCGAATACGGCGGCCGTGGGGAGCACGTCGACGGAGGCACTTCCCGCTTCGACAAGCGCGGTATTGTGTACCAGGCCGTGTGCGGCGGCTGCGAAGGCACCTCCGGGTTTCCTACCCTGCCGACGGGTAGCTTTTCCCAAACCAATAACAACCGCAACTGCAACAACGCTGCCTTCAAGATTGACTTTGGCATCCGCTTGGCCGACGTTGGCCCCAACCGCTCTGTGTGCGTCAGCGCGGCCCCGTTTCAGTTGGGTGGCACGCCGGCCGGGGGCACCTGGACCGGGCCGGGCGTGTCCGCACAACCGGGCGGCGGCTACCTCTTCACCCCTTCGGCCGCGGTGCTCGGCGTGAGTATGCTCACTTATTCCGTGGCCTCCACGGGCACCTGCGTCAGCACCCGCCGCCTGCGCGTCACGGTCACGCCCGAAATAGCGCCGGAGTTTGCGGCTCTGCCGCCCCAGTGCGCGGCTTCCAGCAAGGCCATTCCGTTGTCGGCCACGCCGCCCGGCGGCACCTTCAGTGGTCCGGGCGTCAGCGGCAACACCTTTATACCCGCTGTAGCCCAGCCCGGCACCCATATTCTTACCTACTCCTTCGCCGATACCACCCGCTGCGGGTTCGTCACCCAAACGGTGGTAGTTGAGGCCCCGCGCCCAACCGAGGCCGGGCCCGACCTGACGCTGTGCTCCTACGAAACGCAGCCCATTCAGCTTACCGGCTTCAGCCCGGCCGGTGGGGTGTGGAGTGGTCCGGGCGTGAGTGCCGATGGTCTGTTTACCCCGCCCAACACCAACAACCGCGGCGCCATCCTGACCCTGCGCTACACCTTCTCCGACAACGCCTGCGCCACCTCCGATACCCGAACCGTTGTGCTGGCTCCCTCGCCCGGCACCAACATCGACCTGGACGTGCCCTTGTGCGAGGCGGCCTCCCAGTACACGGCGCTGGCGCCCTTCACTCACACGTTTACACCCATTCTGCCCGGCGGCAAGTACCAGTGGGACTTCGGCGACAACACAACCTCCGTTGAGTCCAACCCGACGCATACCTATAGTAAGCCGGGCCAGTACCAAGTGCGCCTCACCGCGTTTTACTCTACCTGCGAAGTCCTGACTCAGTTTGCCCCGGTCGTCGTAGGGGACGTGTTTATTCCCAACATCATCACGCCCAACGACGACCCCGAGCGTCTCAATGAGCATTTTGTGCCCCGCTTCAGCTGCCAGCCGGCTTCGTTGCAGATTTTCACCCGCTGGGGCAACAAGGTCTACGAAACCAGCCGCTACCTCAACGACTGGCGCGGCGAAAACCTGCCCGACGGTGTGTACTACTATCTGCTGCGCGATGCTACCGGCCGCTCGGCCAAGGGCTGGGTGGAAGTCAAGCGCTAA
- a CDS encoding endonuclease/exonuclease/phosphatase family protein, which translates to MRRSFAFKCTLLVIAWLLLAIACVQIPSRVFWPASFGALTLPLALGLNLAAVGYWLLRNWRVAALPALVAFLTWPHFQRGLAVHPTQLASGRAAAPGPSTVRLLSANVRIFNVYPQLRDKDPESPVKFIRWLAENPADVLCLQEFYNEPVGSRTGEGRLFRSVDKIGKQAGRQAFVSKTLTNGAGAEFGMAIFSRFPIVGRGTISFDRLTQNHAMYADLRLPSGDTVRVYNFHLQSMSMDERDIVDSYSSKAGLKKKGLGLLRRFKRGLVARSVQVDTLVQRFERCRYPMLLCADLNDVPYSYSYDQLADHFQNAWATVGNGVGATYNGRLPFVRIDNQFASPSWQIADFRVHYEIPYSDHFPTSAIYTLSAAPSQAAAKSE; encoded by the coding sequence GTGCGCCGTTCCTTTGCCTTTAAATGTACCCTGCTTGTCATTGCGTGGCTCTTGCTGGCCATTGCCTGCGTGCAGATTCCGTCCCGGGTGTTCTGGCCCGCGTCCTTCGGCGCCCTGACGTTGCCGCTGGCCCTGGGCCTAAACCTGGCCGCAGTAGGGTATTGGCTGCTGCGCAACTGGCGGGTGGCGGCCCTGCCGGCCCTGGTGGCTTTTCTGACCTGGCCGCACTTTCAGCGGGGCCTGGCCGTGCATCCTACCCAACTGGCTTCGGGCCGGGCTGCAGCGCCGGGGCCTAGCACGGTGCGTCTGCTCAGCGCCAACGTGCGCATCTTTAATGTGTACCCGCAGCTGCGCGACAAGGACCCTGAGTCGCCGGTCAAGTTTATTCGGTGGCTGGCCGAGAATCCGGCGGACGTGCTGTGCCTGCAGGAGTTTTATAACGAGCCCGTGGGCAGCCGCACCGGCGAGGGCCGCCTGTTTCGCAGCGTCGACAAAATCGGCAAGCAAGCCGGGCGGCAGGCCTTCGTCTCGAAAACGCTGACCAACGGGGCCGGGGCCGAATTTGGAATGGCCATTTTCTCGCGCTTTCCCATCGTGGGGCGGGGCACCATTTCCTTCGACCGACTAACCCAGAACCACGCCATGTACGCCGACCTGCGCCTGCCTTCCGGCGACACGGTGCGGGTTTACAACTTCCATCTACAAAGCATGAGCATGGACGAGCGGGACATCGTGGACAGCTACTCGAGCAAGGCGGGCCTGAAGAAAAAGGGCCTGGGGCTATTGCGGCGCTTCAAGCGCGGCCTGGTGGCTCGCAGCGTACAGGTCGATACGCTGGTGCAGCGCTTCGAGCGGTGCCGCTACCCCATGTTGCTCTGCGCCGACCTCAACGACGTGCCCTACAGCTACAGCTACGACCAGCTGGCCGACCATTTTCAGAACGCCTGGGCCACGGTGGGCAACGGCGTAGGTGCCACCTACAACGGCCGCCTGCCCTTCGTGCGCATCGACAACCAGTTTGCGAGTCCAAGCTGGCAGATTGCCGATTTCCGGGTGCACTACGAAATTCCCTACTCCGACCATTTCCCCACTTCGGCCATCTACACGCTTTCGGCCGCTCCGAGTCAAGCAGCGGCGAAGTCTGAATAA
- the cysS gene encoding cysteine--tRNA ligase — MEHPLSLYNTLTRRKDQFVPVNAPFAGVYLCGPTVYSEAHLGNARGPVVFDVLTRYLRYLGYTVRYVRNVTDVGHLESDADEGEDKMAKAARAQRKEPMQIAQHYTNLYRQNMLALGCLPPDIEPQASGHITEQIRMVEEIIENGFGYEVNGSVYFDVPKYNAERDRYGKLSNRSIDDQLAGTRDTLAGQDEKRSPLDFAIWKKAAPEHIMRWPSPWGEGFPGWHLECSAMSRKYLGQLSDIHGGGLDLMFPHHECEIAQCQGSHTHTDESRFWVHNNMITVDGTKMSKSLGNFVLLGEMFKGPTATLSQAYSPMVVRFFLLQAHYRSPVDVSDEALQAARKGYRKLMNGLRLLDKLVLPEGAERAADTAKGDAELRKLVADIFVGLNDDLNTARAIASLFNLVRKFNGFFANLPTLGTVSEAALEDALEAYRTVVTQVLGLQDEPRANAEQLLELTLGFYQEAKTAKAYDKVDQIRAALKGQGIVIKDLKTGVDWAYEE; from the coding sequence ATGGAGCACCCGCTTTCCCTTTACAATACGCTTACCCGTCGCAAAGACCAGTTCGTGCCCGTTAACGCACCCTTCGCGGGCGTCTACCTCTGCGGCCCGACGGTGTACAGCGAGGCCCATCTGGGCAATGCCCGCGGCCCGGTGGTGTTCGACGTGCTGACGCGCTACCTGCGCTACCTGGGCTACACCGTGCGCTACGTGCGCAACGTAACCGACGTGGGCCACCTGGAAAGCGACGCCGACGAAGGCGAGGACAAGATGGCCAAGGCCGCCCGCGCCCAGCGCAAGGAGCCCATGCAGATTGCCCAGCACTACACCAATCTGTACCGTCAGAACATGCTGGCCCTGGGCTGCCTCCCGCCCGACATCGAGCCCCAGGCCAGCGGCCACATCACCGAGCAAATCCGGATGGTGGAGGAAATCATTGAGAACGGCTTTGGCTACGAAGTCAACGGCTCGGTGTACTTCGATGTGCCCAAGTACAACGCCGAGCGGGACCGGTACGGCAAGCTCTCCAACCGCAGCATCGACGATCAGCTGGCCGGCACCCGCGACACGCTGGCCGGGCAGGATGAGAAGCGCAGTCCCCTGGATTTTGCTATCTGGAAGAAGGCCGCGCCCGAGCACATCATGCGCTGGCCCTCGCCCTGGGGCGAGGGTTTCCCCGGCTGGCACCTGGAGTGCTCGGCCATGAGCCGCAAGTACCTGGGCCAGCTTTCCGACATCCACGGTGGTGGCCTGGACTTGATGTTTCCGCACCACGAGTGCGAAATAGCCCAGTGCCAGGGCAGCCACACCCACACCGACGAGTCGCGCTTCTGGGTGCACAACAACATGATAACCGTGGACGGCACCAAGATGAGCAAGAGCCTGGGCAACTTCGTGCTGCTGGGTGAGATGTTCAAGGGCCCCACGGCCACGCTCTCCCAAGCTTATTCGCCGATGGTGGTGCGCTTCTTCCTGCTCCAGGCCCACTACCGCAGCCCCGTCGACGTGTCGGACGAAGCCTTGCAGGCCGCCCGCAAAGGCTACCGCAAGCTCATGAACGGCCTGCGCCTGCTCGACAAGCTGGTGCTGCCCGAAGGTGCCGAGCGGGCCGCCGACACCGCGAAGGGCGACGCCGAGCTGCGCAAGCTGGTGGCCGACATTTTCGTGGGCCTCAACGACGATTTAAACACGGCCCGCGCCATTGCCAGCCTGTTTAATCTGGTGCGCAAGTTCAACGGCTTCTTTGCCAACCTGCCCACGCTGGGCACGGTGAGCGAAGCGGCGCTGGAAGACGCCCTGGAAGCCTACCGCACCGTGGTAACCCAGGTGCTGGGCCTGCAGGACGAGCCCCGGGCCAACGCCGAGCAGCTGCTGGAGCTTACCCTGGGCTTTTACCAGGAAGCCAAAACGGCCAAGGCCTACGATAAGGTCGACCAGATTCGGGCGGCCCTGAAAGGCCAGGGTATTGTGATTAAAGACTTAAAAACCGGCGTTGACTGGGCGTATGAAGAATAA
- a CDS encoding M28 family peptidase: protein MKNNRIVLTLAVATGLLLAGCGTDTKETTTTSAPAETPATVAAPAFNADSAYAYTAKQVAFGPRVPNSKAHVATGDWLVRQFKAYGLAVQEQKFEVMAFDGTNLRSRNIIAQFNPTAARRVAVFAHWDTRPFADKDKVKKNAPLDGASDGASGVAIALEMARVLSQQPAAQQPGVGIDFILFDSEDYGYDSSTQSDLKDQLSAQGKDSWCLGSQYWSKNLVPAGYKPSYGILLDMVGAKNAKFSREETSRQYARDVVDKVWNTGAQLGFSDYFLFQDSPGIDDDHVYTNQAGVRTVDIIDHLPVGDEYFPEYHHTTQDNMSVIDKRTLKAVGQTVLQTIYNE, encoded by the coding sequence ATGAAGAATAACCGAATTGTGCTGACCCTGGCCGTGGCCACCGGCTTGCTGCTGGCCGGCTGCGGCACCGATACCAAAGAAACCACCACGACCAGCGCCCCGGCCGAAACGCCGGCCACCGTGGCCGCTCCGGCTTTCAACGCCGACTCGGCCTACGCCTACACGGCCAAGCAGGTGGCGTTTGGGCCCCGCGTGCCCAATTCCAAAGCCCACGTAGCCACCGGCGACTGGCTGGTGCGGCAGTTCAAGGCCTACGGGCTGGCGGTGCAGGAGCAGAAGTTTGAGGTCATGGCCTTCGATGGTACTAACCTGCGCAGCCGCAACATCATTGCCCAGTTCAACCCCACGGCGGCCCGGCGCGTGGCCGTGTTTGCCCACTGGGACACCCGTCCGTTTGCCGACAAGGACAAGGTGAAGAAAAATGCTCCGCTCGACGGGGCTTCTGATGGAGCCAGCGGCGTAGCCATTGCCCTGGAAATGGCCCGGGTGCTGAGCCAACAGCCCGCCGCCCAGCAGCCTGGCGTCGGCATCGACTTCATCCTGTTCGACTCCGAAGACTACGGCTACGACTCCTCCACCCAGAGCGACCTGAAGGACCAACTCAGCGCCCAGGGCAAGGACAGCTGGTGTCTGGGCTCCCAGTACTGGTCGAAAAACCTGGTGCCGGCCGGCTACAAGCCCAGCTACGGTATTTTGCTCGACATGGTGGGGGCCAAGAATGCCAAGTTCAGCCGCGAGGAAACCTCCCGGCAGTACGCCCGCGACGTAGTGGACAAAGTGTGGAACACCGGCGCCCAGCTCGGCTTTTCCGACTACTTCCTGTTCCAGGACAGCCCCGGCATCGACGATGACCACGTGTACACCAACCAGGCCGGCGTCCGCACCGTGGATATCATCGACCACCTGCCCGTGGGCGACGAGTACTTCCCCGAGTACCACCACACGACCCAGGACAACATGAGCGTGATTGATAAGCGCACCCTCAAAGCCGTGGGCCAAACCGTGCTCCAGACGATTTATAACGAGTAG
- a CDS encoding GNAT family N-acetyltransferase — protein sequence MSYTVRELSAEEARAHIPALTALFQDALDSGAALGFLAPAAPGELEEYWQEVAQAVAQGHRVLLVAEENGQLQGSTQLDLATKSNGLHRAEVCKVMVHRRARRQGLARRLLAAAEEKARQHQRTTLILDTRQHDPSEQLYQGAGYTAAGTIPDFARSSSGELHATVIYYKLLS from the coding sequence ATGAGCTACACTGTTCGAGAACTATCAGCCGAGGAAGCCCGGGCCCACATTCCGGCCCTGACGGCCCTGTTTCAGGATGCCCTGGACTCCGGAGCGGCCCTCGGGTTCTTGGCGCCAGCAGCCCCCGGCGAGCTAGAAGAATACTGGCAGGAAGTGGCCCAGGCCGTAGCCCAAGGCCACCGGGTTCTGCTCGTAGCCGAAGAAAACGGCCAGCTGCAGGGCAGTACCCAGCTGGATTTGGCCACTAAAAGCAACGGCCTGCACCGGGCCGAAGTTTGTAAGGTGATGGTGCACCGCCGGGCCCGGCGCCAGGGCTTGGCGCGCCGCCTGCTGGCCGCTGCGGAGGAAAAAGCCCGGCAGCACCAGCGCACCACCCTGATTCTGGACACCCGCCAGCACGACCCGTCCGAGCAGCTGTACCAGGGCGCCGGCTACACCGCCGCCGGTACCATTCCCGACTTTGCCCGCAGCTCTTCCGGCGAACTGCACGCCACCGTTATTTACTACAAGCTGCTTTCGTAA
- a CDS encoding S66 peptidase family protein produces the protein MPLTPPFLRPHDRVAIVSTARKVSADEVAAAVEILRGWQLEVVLGESTAAVHHQFAGSDEVRRRDLQQQLDAPDIRAILCARGGYGTTRIIDELDFSGFAQRPKWVAGFSDITALNCHLLSLGYESIHGVMPFIFNQPGGEEALESLRQALFGESQPYTVPAHPLNRPGTAQGELVGGNLTLLQNLTGTASDCPTAGRILFLEDVAEYLMNIDRMMVHLDRTGKLRNLAGLLVGHFTDSQDNAVPFGQTAYEIIAAYANKYNFPVAYGFPVGHEPQNMALICGRRAQLTVTSQGAELRYC, from the coding sequence ATGCCTCTTACCCCTCCTTTTCTGCGGCCCCACGACCGGGTAGCCATTGTCAGCACGGCCCGCAAAGTGTCGGCCGACGAAGTGGCGGCGGCCGTGGAAATTCTGCGCGGCTGGCAGCTGGAAGTCGTGCTGGGCGAGTCGACGGCGGCAGTGCACCACCAGTTTGCCGGCTCCGACGAGGTGCGCCGCCGCGACCTGCAGCAGCAGCTCGACGCGCCCGACATCCGGGCCATTCTCTGCGCCCGGGGCGGCTACGGCACTACCCGCATCATCGACGAGCTTGACTTTTCCGGCTTTGCCCAGCGCCCCAAGTGGGTGGCCGGCTTCAGCGACATTACTGCCCTAAACTGCCATTTGCTGAGCCTGGGCTACGAAAGTATCCACGGGGTGATGCCGTTTATTTTCAACCAGCCCGGCGGCGAAGAGGCGCTGGAAAGCCTGCGCCAAGCCCTGTTCGGCGAGTCCCAGCCGTATACTGTGCCGGCCCACCCGCTCAACCGCCCCGGCACGGCCCAGGGTGAGCTGGTGGGCGGCAACCTGACGCTGCTGCAAAACCTGACCGGCACCGCCTCCGACTGCCCCACCGCCGGCCGGATTCTGTTTCTGGAAGACGTGGCCGAGTACCTGATGAACATCGACCGGATGATGGTGCACCTCGACCGGACCGGCAAGCTCCGCAACCTGGCCGGCCTGCTCGTGGGCCACTTTACCGACTCCCAGGACAACGCCGTGCCGTTTGGGCAAACGGCCTACGAAATCATTGCCGCTTACGCCAACAAGTATAATTTTCCGGTGGCTTACGGCTTTCCCGTGGGCCACGAGCCCCAGAACATGGCCCTAATTTGCGGCCGCCGCGCCCAACTGACCGTGACCAGCCAGGGCGCCGAGCTGCGTTACTGCTAA